AACCTGCAGTCGCACGCGACCTCCAACGTCTCCAACATCATGCAGGTCGCCGCTGCGGCTGCCCTCACAGGCCCGCTGACCGCCGTCGACGAGATGAAGGTTGCCTTCGACCGCCGCCGGAAGGCGATCGTTGCCGGCCTGAACGCGATCGAAGGCGTGGAATGCCCGACGCCGACAGGCGCCTTCTACGTCTACGCGGACGTCCGTGGACTGCTGGGTAAGGAATTCGAGACCTCCAACGGTCCGGTCCGCCCCACGACATCCGCAGAACTCGCCACGTTGATCCTGGACGAGGTTGAGGTAGCTGTCGTTCCCGGCGAGGCATTCGGCCCGTCCGGCTACGTTCGCCTGTCCTACGCACTCGGTGACGAAGACCTGGCAGAAGGCGTCCGCCGGATCCAGGAATTCCTGGGCAAGGCAAAATAAACGGCAATGCAAAACGCTCCCTCACCTCGTTAGGTGAGGGAGCGTTTCCCTCTAAGCCGCGATATGTGAGAGAGCGTTGAGGAAAACGGCCTTGGAAGTGATAGCGGATCAGAGGAGGCGGCGCTCGGCGGCCCACTTGGTGAGTTCGTGGCGGCTGGACAGCTGCAGTTTGCGGAGGACGGCAGACACATGGGTTTCCACTGTCTTGATGGAAATGAACAACTCCTTGGCCACTTCCTTGTAGCTGTACCCGCGCGCGATGAGCCGCATCACTTCCAGTTCACGGGCCGAGAGGCGGTCCAGTTCGTCGTCCGCGATGTCAGCCGGTGCCGTCCCGAAGGCGTCCAGCACGAAGCCGGCGAGGCGCGGCGAGAAGACGGCGTCACCATCGGCCACGCGGATCACGGCATCGGAAATCTCGGCACCGGAAATCGTCTTGGTGACATAGCCACGCGCACCCGCCCGGATCACTGCCACCACGTCCTCAGCTGCGTCTGAAACGCTCAGGGCCAGGAAGCTGGTGGTGCCCAACAGCGTGGAAGACCCAGCGATGACCTCGCGGCCCCCACCGCCAAGGCCACCGGGAAGGTGGACATCCAGGAGGACAACCTCAGGGCGGGTCTCGGCGATGACGGAGATAGCCTGCTCCACGGTGCCTGCCTCGCCCACGACGTCCATGCGGTGGTCGAGATCAGCTTTTAGTCCGGAACGGAAGATCGTATGGTCATCGACGATCACCACTCGTACCCTGCGCGGCTCGCTGCTTTGGGTGGTGTTGTTCATGGCCCGGGTTCTCCATTCCGTACGTCGCCGCTGCGGACGTCACTAGCGCGCACGTCTCCGCCATCAGCACTTATCGCGGGCAGGGCCAGGCGGACTTCGGTCCCGTCACTGCTGCTGCTGATGGTTGCCGTGCCTCCATGCCGTTTCATGCGGCCGATGATTGATTCCTTGACGCCCAGCCTGTCATGGGGGACGGTATCGGGGTCGAAACCGGGACCGCGATCCTTGATGAAGACCTCGGTGCCGCCTCCGGCGCTCTCCATGTAGACGGAGACGGTTCCGCCGCCGTGGCGGGCAGCGTTGAGCATCGCTTCCCTGGCCGCCTGGACCAGGGCCTCGTGCCTGTCCGTCATGTCGGCGTCGCCTACGGTAACCACCTCTACGGCATGGCCCAGGGCATCCTCGACTTCGGCGGCTACGGCCTTGATTCGCTCAGCCAGCAATCCGGCATCCTTGGCAGGGTCAGTGAAGAGCCAGGATCGCAATTCACGTTCCTGGGCCCTCGCCAGCCGAACAACGTCCTGCTCCGAGCCTGCCCTGCGCTGGATCAGTGCAAGGGTCTGCAACACCGAATCGTGCAGGTGGGCTGCGATCTCTGCGCGCTCCGTTTCCCTGACACGCCCTGCACGTTCGGTTTCGAGGTCCTTCCAGAATTTCAGCCCCCAGGGCAGAAGGACCAACGCAACGCCGCCCAGGACAGCAACGGATGCCAGGAGCGCCAGCCACGTCTGTTCCCAGGATCCCGATCCTGACACCATCACCAGGACACCGGCCACCACCAACGCAAGGCCAGCGGCCAGCCGCACCCATCCACCGGCCTGGTCAGCCTTGGTTTTGTCCACCAACCCCGCCCTGCGGGTCTCGTCTAGTTGCATCCACGCGATCGCAGCCCCGCCCAGGATGGCCGCAGCCGGAATCAACGTTCCCAAGGGGACATCGACCCCGAACTGGCGCGCGATCAAAATCACAGCGACCAGGAGCAGGCCGGCACCGAGCAGGATCTCCTTGCCGTACTGGATACGCCGGAAGCTGAAGCGGGAAGTCGGTAGCGCGGCGCTACCTGCTGCGGGCCATTCGCCTGCAGCAGCAGCTGGGCTGCCGGCCCCCGTGTTACCCGCCGGTGGGATACCGGCCCCTGGAGTGCTGGCCGCTGTCATGCCAGCCCCTATGCTGCCGGCCCCTGTGCTATCGGCTGACAGCGGGTTTCCACCCACCGCAGGAGCGCCGCCCCCCAAAGCCATGGGTCCGGCGTCGGGCGCCTTAAGAACAGCGTTCGGGGGCGGCACAAGGCTGACCGCGGGAGCAATGGGCGACGCCGGGCGGCGTGCATTGCGCCGCGCGCTCTCATCAGCGGTGGGAACCATGGTCCACAGCCAGGCATAGAAGGCCAGTCCTGCTCCCCCGGCGAAGCAGGCAAGGACCATGCCCAGCCGCACATACTTCACTGGCCAGCCCAAATGGTCGGCCAGTCCACTGCACACGCCGGCGATCATGCGGTCGCTGCTGCGGACCAGCGGCGGGCGTTGTACAGCGGTTGTCATGTACCAATCCAAACACGGATCAGGGTTGCCCGGACCTGAAACCAGCCTTCTTGGGGGGTCCCTCAGGGATCATTCAGGGTATCCCCCAGTAGAGGGCAAGGGATCCCGGACGGCAGGATCGAAGTATGAACGCGAACAGCATGAACCCAGAGGGATCGGGAACGCCTGGCAACGCCGGCACGCCTGATTCCAGCGCCAACGCTGGTGCCTCCGCCGGCGCCCCCGGGGAACCTTCCCCTCGCTCTTATCCTTCTTCCGATGCCGGTCCCGATGTACTCCCTACTGCACCCCAGCAGAACTTCTTCGACTGGATCCGCAGCCAGGGCATCCGCCGCGGGCCGGACCGCTGGATTGGTGGCGTCTCCAGCGGAGTGGCCCACCGGTTCGGCATCGACCCCCTCATTGTTCGGGGCATCTTCATCGTCCTGGCACTCTTCGCAGGCATTGGCGTCCTCCTCTACGGCCTGGCGTGGGCCTTGCTGCCTGAACCTGACGGCCGCATCCACGTTCAGGAAGCAGCGGCAGGGCGTTGGTCGGGCGGCATGACCGGTGCGTTGATCACCACGATTATCGGCTTGCCCGGCCTGGGCCGCGGATTCTGGGGTTGGGGCTGGAACGGCCTTCCCGGCCTGTTGTGGACGCTCTTCTGGATGGGCGCCGTCATCTACCTCATCTACTTCCTGGTGCAACGAAACAAAGGCCCCAAGATCGCCCAACCCATGAACCAGCAGAACTTTGCTTCCACCTCCTACGGAACGGCTACGGCTTACGGAGCCCCCACAGCTGGCGGAACCCCCGCCGCTACCGCGACCAACACTGTTCCCGGGACCAATAGCGGCGTGCCGGTGTACGGCCCAGGCCAGCCAGGCACCAAGCCTGTGGCTGGTTCCTATGGGCCATCAGGCACGCGGCCGCCCTACGGCCCCACTCCGCCCCAGGGCGGCCAGCCATTTAGCGGCCAGCCTCACAACGGTGAACCCAAGCCTCCCCGCGCCAGACGCAAGGGTCCCGGGCCAGCGATAGTAGCGGTCACTGCGGGTGTGGCACTGCTGGCCGGGGGCACACTGAAAGCGTTGGACACCGGCAACATCATCGATCTCGGCAACGCAGCCAACGCCGTGGTGTGGGCTACGGGCGCAGCCGTACTGGGCTTGGGCATCCTCATCGCAGGATTGCGGGGACGGACCGCCGGTTTCCTCGGCTTCCTGGCAGTAGTGGCTTTGATCATCGGTGGAATCTTCAACGTTGTCCCAAGGAATGGCGATCGCTTCGCGTTCCATGACGTGAACTGGGCACCCGTAAGCATCGAGCAGGCGCGGCAAGGCGTCGACGTCACCGGCGGCCAGGGCACAGTGAATCTGGGCGACCTGGACCTGACGCCTCCGCTGATCACCGAGATCGTGGTCCCCGTGGACGCCACCTTCAGCAACGTCACGGTCATCATCCCTGACGACGTCCCTGTCGAGGTCAGGGCGGATATGACATTCGGCAACCTCAACGAACACGGCACGGACCGCGGCGGTCGGCTCCAGGACGAGCGGACGGTCTATAACGCCGACAAGCCCGGGGCCAACCTCGTGGTGAAGATCGATGGCACTTTCAGCAACGTGACCGTCCGGGAAGGAAACTGACATGAGCACGAACGAGCCAAGCAACGCACGCGAAGCAGCGGCAACCGGCAGTGACGCCAAGAATCCACTGGACACCGGTCCGTTCACCAAGGAAAACAACAACAAGCCAACCGAAGCCCTGCCACGGGAAGCTAGGCCGCAGGAGCCTGCTCCTACACCGAGGCTGCAGCCAATACCCCTCACGCCGCCGCTGGAACCCAGCTACCAAGGCGAACGGAACATCGGCGACGACGAACCACAGAACGCGCGGATCGGCACCGTTGTTTGGGGCTTGATTGTGATTGCCCTGTCCGCCTTGTTGATCATCTCCACCCTTGGTTGGGTGGTCCTGGACGGAACGTATGTGCTGATCGGCCTCATGATCGGTGCGGGCGCGGCCCTGGTCATCGGAGGGCTGCTCGCCGCCCGCAAGGGTGCCGGCACGTGACAAAGCAACCACAACAAGGAAGTCTGTAGCCATGGACAAGTTCTTCAGCATCGTCAGGGGCTTCGGCCTGAAGCGTGGACCCCAGCGCTGGTTGGGTGGCGTCTGCGGTGGTATCGCAGCGAAGCTCAACGTGGACGTGGCATATGTCCGGGTAGCTTTCCTGCTTTTCTGCCTGTTGCCCGGGCCAGCCTTGGTGTTCTATATCCTCGCCTGGCTTATCCTGCCGGATCAGAGCAACAAGATAGCGCTGGAATCGTTCATCAGCCAGCGTTCCCGGTAGTCCCATACCGATTGGCGACTTCGACGCCAGCGACACAAAGCGCCCCGCAGCAGCGGGGCGCTTTCGTTGTTTTCGGAGATATTTCCAATACCGCACGCCGGGTTCGAAGGTAACCATTTGTGTCCCACCCCACATCCACGTCTACAATCGTTGGGAGCTCAGCGTGGCGCTCTACACGT
This window of the Arthrobacter sp. StoSoilB5 genome carries:
- a CDS encoding ATP-binding protein; translated protein: MTTAVQRPPLVRSSDRMIAGVCSGLADHLGWPVKYVRLGMVLACFAGGAGLAFYAWLWTMVPTADESARRNARRPASPIAPAVSLVPPPNAVLKAPDAGPMALGGGAPAVGGNPLSADSTGAGSIGAGMTAASTPGAGIPPAGNTGAGSPAAAAGEWPAAGSAALPTSRFSFRRIQYGKEILLGAGLLLVAVILIARQFGVDVPLGTLIPAAAILGGAAIAWMQLDETRRAGLVDKTKADQAGGWVRLAAGLALVVAGVLVMVSGSGSWEQTWLALLASVAVLGGVALVLLPWGLKFWKDLETERAGRVRETERAEIAAHLHDSVLQTLALIQRRAGSEQDVVRLARAQERELRSWLFTDPAKDAGLLAERIKAVAAEVEDALGHAVEVVTVGDADMTDRHEALVQAAREAMLNAARHGGGTVSVYMESAGGGTEVFIKDRGPGFDPDTVPHDRLGVKESIIGRMKRHGGTATISSSSDGTEVRLALPAISADGGDVRASDVRSGDVRNGEPGP
- a CDS encoding response regulator transcription factor, with product MNNTTQSSEPRRVRVVIVDDHTIFRSGLKADLDHRMDVVGEAGTVEQAISVIAETRPEVVLLDVHLPGGLGGGGREVIAGSSTLLGTTSFLALSVSDAAEDVVAVIRAGARGYVTKTISGAEISDAVIRVADGDAVFSPRLAGFVLDAFGTAPADIADDELDRLSARELEVMRLIARGYSYKEVAKELFISIKTVETHVSAVLRKLQLSSRHELTKWAAERRLL
- a CDS encoding PspC domain-containing protein, encoding MDKFFSIVRGFGLKRGPQRWLGGVCGGIAAKLNVDVAYVRVAFLLFCLLPGPALVFYILAWLILPDQSNKIALESFISQRSR
- a CDS encoding PspC domain-containing protein, whose product is MNANSMNPEGSGTPGNAGTPDSSANAGASAGAPGEPSPRSYPSSDAGPDVLPTAPQQNFFDWIRSQGIRRGPDRWIGGVSSGVAHRFGIDPLIVRGIFIVLALFAGIGVLLYGLAWALLPEPDGRIHVQEAAAGRWSGGMTGALITTIIGLPGLGRGFWGWGWNGLPGLLWTLFWMGAVIYLIYFLVQRNKGPKIAQPMNQQNFASTSYGTATAYGAPTAGGTPAATATNTVPGTNSGVPVYGPGQPGTKPVAGSYGPSGTRPPYGPTPPQGGQPFSGQPHNGEPKPPRARRKGPGPAIVAVTAGVALLAGGTLKALDTGNIIDLGNAANAVVWATGAAVLGLGILIAGLRGRTAGFLGFLAVVALIIGGIFNVVPRNGDRFAFHDVNWAPVSIEQARQGVDVTGGQGTVNLGDLDLTPPLITEIVVPVDATFSNVTVIIPDDVPVEVRADMTFGNLNEHGTDRGGRLQDERTVYNADKPGANLVVKIDGTFSNVTVREGN